The DNA region ATTTGTTATATACAGCCTAATCCCATTGCGggtatgagaaaaatttgagaagaaTGGAGAGTATcagaaaaagtaacaaaaattgtaattaataagATATGTTATCCTCTTCTAGGCAACAACACGCGAAAAATGACGGTGGCTTGCACCGTCTGGCaaaatacttaaaaaattttgtccgaTCGAAcatcaataataaatttgaatattgtaCATTCTAATATTAtattggtaattttttaacaggAAAGGATAATACTTATTAATCCGATTATTTATGAGCGAGAACCTGAGCACAAAAAAACCTTCTGACTGTGTACCAACGCTGTAGCTCATCCGATTttcttaaataaattatcatgaAGTTACGTTACGTGAACAAAACCTTTCCCTTTGGTAGTATACCAAAGGGGTACACGGTGacacttttgtttttctgtgaGGCAAAAATTGGAATGTTCAGATTCTGGCTGCCGTCTGCCAGGTGCGCTATGAGGTAGCGTTCCTCAGAGGTCCTCAAGTGTGTACGAGTTCGATGTTGTcgacctcaatttttttttttttttcattgattccAGTATATTACTCATTAATCGCAATCATGGAGTGCATAAAATTCGACTGTTTTTTGTTCACAATCAGAATCATTCGAAATAGATAGTGTCCGACCAAAACACAATTTTCAGCCTAAACTGTAACCGATTATTCGGCTTCTCTTGTACTTTCGGCCGAAACCGTAATCGAAACGGAAACTTAAGTAGCTGAATTAAAATtcagttaaatttttatcataccTTAAAATCTAGTCTTTTTCCTAGctttgtaatatattattcaattatattgAATGAAAGACAGTAATTTATTAGGAAATTACTTTGAAACTGGCAGAAACCGAAACTTCGGTCAGTCTTTAGAAATAGCGGTTTTGAACTACGCTGCAGAGTTAAAAACCTCTAGTTTACCTCTCTGGTTGAAATTACTTatttatgtacgtatatatagatTCGGAAGGATGAATACAAAAAGAGAACGTTTAATAATTACgtgaggttttttttaaatttgggcACCTGTTTTGATGAAGATTTGGTAAAATATGGCGggacccccctccccctcacgTGAGATTTACTCTATAATGCTTAAaccattaaaatttcatatgcTCATGTATTTTGCTTCGTTTTATTAGACAGAATTAAAACGTCGACGTAAGATTTTCATTGATTCCCCCTCCCCTTAAATGTAATTTAGcgagacccccccccccccaatttGAGCAGGCGTGATTATTGTACTCCCTCAGAACCATATAGAAACGtgtataaaattgtacaaaatttcaatacaaatGCTACGTTTCGATAGCGTTTTCTGCATGATTCTAGCCATATGTAGCTAGTGACCTACAAGAGATCGAAGGTTTGAAATCTTACTCTCGCGCGCCCGCAATAGTTCACAACGCACCTTACCGCTGGAACCAAATTCAGGGAAGTTATGCGCCACCTAATGGATAATACGTGGTACTAATGTCAGAGAACTCTTTGTGGCTAGATGGCGAACTCGCGCAGGCGCCGAGAATCCACGACTAATCTCTACGTATAAAGTGCGTGTTGATGCGAGAAACTAGGGAGAAATTAGTGACTCTAGAGTAATCTGTATGGTTCGAGGCGTTAACCAAGGAACTGCGGATATGGACCACAATGGTGCAGGATGATCTAGCTGTCAAAAATACGTCCGCTGATACTTATTCATTTCGTATTGTGGTTAGATCAGGGATTATTTACAGTTTTGTTTAACGAATAAAGCAGTAGTATTGCAATCATCGTGACGAATAACTGTAAATGCAGAACTCGAAGATGTTTAGTATTCATAAATTGTGAGTGTATGTGGTTTAAGGTGGGGTGTTTGACGGACAGATCATCGGGTTTCTCGGAAGAAACAAAGCAGAATAATTTCTCAGCCAATATTTAACTCACGATGAATAATCGTCGACGTACAAATAACTTCACGTACGTAAGTTCGTGCGTGAAATACATGATTTTCATGCTCAACTTCGTATTTTGGGTacgttgtttgtttttttttttttatctcgtatTTGTATTCAATAGTTCACCATTCTTGCGTAGATACAAGTAATTCTCATAACTTTGCaaaagaatattaaatttttgtaatttagaTTTAAAGTAAAAGTGTAACCCACCCTATATGAAcagaaaatcgatattttttcaatattgaatTCCGCACGAAACTGACTACCCCATTATCTTGtcatttttacacaaatttacACACCATCATACGCTTGGCAGTTATACTGAAAAATCTACAGAAGTGTTTCTAAAGTAAAGCAGAATTGTGCCAAcaagattttttctcatttaaaaaatatcttgccCATTAGTCGCCCTTTTTTGTTCAACACTTAGCATTAAATAATCACCGCTAACGAGTGGTATAACTTTTAATCTTATCCAGCTGTTTGGGGGCCTGCTGATAGGCGTTGGCCTTTACGCGTTTGTGGACAAATGGCAGGCAACTGGTTCTGTACGAGTGGAAAATGTGTATGATGTCGTTTTGAATATCTCGCTGGTTATGGTGATCGCCGGTGGAGTTGTCTTTATTGTCAGCTTTGCAGGCTGTGTTGGAGCTCTTCGTGAAAATACCTGCCTGCTTAAATTTGTTAGTATATCAAAATAttgcattaaaaatattttacctaATAGATTTTACCTTATATTGTGAAGTATGCATGCGCAATATGCTTTTGCAAATGATTTCCGTTATTTTTCCGCACCTTGCTGTGTTCACGAAAATcccaacttttattttgaaaaattatatgtatatacgtaacCAGAGGAACCCCTGCTTATgatttaattaatataaaaatttctataacaTGCGCGTACACATTTACAACCAGTTAAGAAAATGTAAGTCTTCTTGTAATATACAAGAACGTGTCCTGCTTTTAAAATTGATGACTAGTATTGGATATTTTTCCTCTTATTACTTTTAGCAAGAAATtaagttgaaaatgaaaataattttataattaattttcatctagTACTCGCTGTGTCTATTGGTCTTCTTTTTACTGGAGATGGGAGTTGCAATCGTAGGATTTGTATTCCCACACACCTTGCAGTCATTGTTAGAAGAATCATTCACTGATAAAATTATCCAAACTTACCGCGAAGACCCAGATCTGCAAAACTTCATAGATTTTGGACAGAAAgaggtaaaacaaaaaattttttcctatgcaaattttattataaattattataaacttaATCAAAGCTTTTCAGCACTCACTAATTTACAAATGTAATACAGCTGTTGCTTAAACGACGATATCTCATCTTGGCACCTTCCCTTACAGTTTAAATGTTGCGGCCTGAGTGGTGAGGGCTATCGGGATTGGGCGAAGAATGAGTACTTCAACTGCTCTAGTCCAAGTGTTGAGAACTGTGGAGTGCCATTTTCATGTTGCATGAATGCCACCAACATTTCTGTAAGtcagttttattattcttaagCTACCCAGAAAACGTACAACAAACCACTCACTTACTGTCAGATTTCTTCGATTTCTACATGGTTCAAGCTAATAACATTAAAGTaatgaaacattgaaaaaaattgtttac from Diprion similis isolate iyDipSimi1 chromosome 3, iyDipSimi1.1, whole genome shotgun sequence includes:
- the LOC124404217 gene encoding tetraspanin-33-like codes for the protein MNNRRRTNNFTYVSSCVKYMIFMLNFVFWLFGGLLIGVGLYAFVDKWQATGSVRVENVYDVVLNISLVMVIAGGVVFIVSFAGCVGALRENTCLLKFYSLCLLVFFLLEMGVAIVGFVFPHTLQSLLEESFTDKIIQTYREDPDLQNFIDFGQKEFKCCGLSGEGYRDWAKNEYFNCSSPSVENCGVPFSCCMNATNISSGLVNIMCGYKAQNLTLPEASKKVWTNGCIERVRSWAERNLYTIAGIALGIALSQLFVIYLAKTLEGQIELQKSRWHS